GCCCGGAGTCCAGCGTGAGGCGGCCGAGGAGGGCGCCGAGCAGCGTCGACTTGCCGGCGCCGTTGGCACCGGTGACGGCGACGCGGTCGGCCCAGTCGATCCGCAGCGACACCGGTCCGAACCGGAAGTCGCCCCGTCGCACCTCCGCGTCGCGGAGGGTCGCCACGACCGACCCCGAGCGGGGCGCGGCCGCGATCTCCATACGCAGCTCCCACTCCTTGCGGGGCTCCTCGACCACGTCGAGCCGTTCGATCATGCGCTGGGTCTGGCGGGCCTTCGCGGCCTGCTTCTCGCTCGCCTCGCTGCGGAACTTTCGGCCGATCTTGTCGTTGTCACCCGCCTTGCGCCGGGCGTTCTTGACGCCCTTGTCCATCCAGGACCGCTGCATCCGGGCCCGGCCCTCGAGGGCGGCCTTCTTGTCGGCGTACTCCTCGTAGTCCTCGCGGGCGTGCCGCCGCTCGGTCTCCCGTTCCTCCAGATAGGACGCGTAGCCGCCGCCGTAGAGGGTGATCCGCTGCTGGGCGAGGTCGAGCTCGAGGACCTTGGTGACCGTGCGGTTGAGGAACTCGCGGTCGTGGCTGACGACGACCGTCCCGGCGCGGAGGCCGGTGACGAACTCCTCCAGCCGCTCCAGGCCGTCCAGATCGAGGTCGTTGGTCGGTTCGTCGAGGAGGAAGACGTCGTAGCGGGAGAGGAGCAGGGAGGCGAGCCCGGCCCGGGCGGCCTGGCCGCCGGAGAGCGAGGTCATCGGCTGGTCGAGGCCGATGGCGAGGCCGAGCGAGCCTGCGACCTCCTCGGCGCGATCGTCCAGGTCGGCACCACCGAGCGCGAGCCAGCGCTCGAGGCTCGCCGCGTAGGCGTCGTCGGCGCCCGGCGTGCCGTCGACGAGGCCCTGGGTGGCCTCGTCCATCGCGCGCTGGGCCACGTCGACCCCGGTCCGGCGGGCGAGGAACTCCCGTACGGTTTCGCCGTCCCGCCGTTCCGGCTCCTGCGGGAGGTGGCCCACCGAGGCCGTCGGCGGGGAGAGCCGCAGCTCACCGCGTTCCGGTGTGTCGAGGCCGGCGAGCAGCCGGAGCAGGGTGGACTTCCCCGCGCCGTTGACGCCGACGAGGCCGATCACGTCGCCGGGGGCGACGACGAGGTCGAGCCCGGCGAACAGGGTGCGGTCGCCGTGTCCGGCGGCGAGGTCCTTGGCGACGAGGGTTGCGGTCATCAGGGGACAGATCCTAAGGGCAGTACCGGCGGCGGCGCGGAGCCCGGGTGAACCGGTGGGTGACCGACACGCACCGTGACACCGTGCGCCCAGAGCGTCCCGCCGCACACCGGTGCCCGGAGCCACCCGCCCGGCCCTCGGCGAGCAGCGCGGTGACCGGGACGTCCAGCCCCTGCCGATCAGGATGTCCCGACCGGGGCGCCCGGCTCAGTCCGCCACGGCCGCCACCAGGACTCCCCCGGCCGCGCGGGCCACCACGAACGCCCGGCCCTTCACGGCGTTGCCGTCGAGCGGGATCCGGTGGGTGCCGGGCTCCAGGGCGCCGTCGAAGACCTCGTGGGTGCGGGTGCGGTGGAGCCGGTCGAGGCGGTAGGCGACCAGCCGGACACGGCAGGCGGACGCGACCGTCACCGACGCCGTACGCCCGGCGGCGGTGAGTCCGGTCAGCCGGCGGTGTTCGGCGGGGCCGCGGTCGAGCGCCTGCTCGACCTGGGCGACGATGAGCGGCACGACGTCGGCGAGCGCGTCGACGCAGGCGGCGTCGGCCCCGGAATCGCCGAAGGCCACCCGGACCGCGGCCCGTTCGGTCTCCGTGACCGCACCGCCGAGGACGACGGCGCCGTACGCCCGCAGCTCCTCCGCCGGAACCGCCACCGTGTCACGGGCGATGTCGGCGCCGATGCCGATGGTCCGGAGGGCGGCGGCGAGCTTGGTGAGGGAGGCGGGACGGGCCCCGACGAGGAGGACCCTGCGGCGCGGTCCGACGGCGGTGCCGTCGAGGAGCCGTTCCAGTGCGGCCCGGTAGGCGTCGGCGCGGAAGCGGAAGGGCCCGGTCCCGTGGTAGCCGTTGAGCTCCAGGTCCGCGGTCTGGTCCGTCTGCCAGGCGAAGTCCCGCCAGACGACGTCGTTTCCCTGCCGCTCGATGACGGCGGTCACGGCTCCGCAGCCGAGTTCCTCGCACTCGGGGCAGCCGTAGAGGACGTGGCGGCCGCCCGGCAGCGGGGCCTCCGCGTCCAGCAGCAGTCCGCGTACCTGACGGGTGAGGATCGCCGGGGGCACGTCGGAGGCCAGCGGGGAGACGGCGTCGACGTCGGAGAGCAGGAGGAGGAGCGGGCGGCCGTCGACGACGAAGTCCAGGAAGTCGCGGTGGACCTCGAAACCTCCGTCGGCGAGGAATCCCCCGGCACGTACCGCAGGGGCCAGGGCGAACGTCGCGTACTCGGCTGACATGTCCGGAGTATCCCCAGCCCTGGCGCGATGTGAGCACGGTGGCGGTGATCGGCGCTGTACGGTCCCGCCATGAGCGGCGAAGTGATCGTGGTGGGCGGCGGGGTCATCGGACTGACGACGGCGGTGGAACTCGCCCGGCGGGGGCGGCGGGTGCGGTTGTGGACCCGTGAGCCCGCCGGGGCGACCACGTCCGCGGTGGCGGGCGCCCTGTGGTGGCCGTACCGGATCGAACCCGAGGCGCTCGTCGGCGCGTGGTCGCTCACGTCGCTCCGGGTGTACGAGGAGCTGGCGGAGCGGCCGGAGGAGACCGGGGTGCGGCTGGTGCCGGGAGTGCAGCCGGGCCTGTCGCCCGCCGCGCTCGGGCCCTGGGCCCGGGAACTCACGGGAATGGTGCGCGAACTGGCGCCCGAGGAGCGGCCGGCTGGGGTCGCGTCCGGGCTGTGGGCACGGCTGCCGCTGATCGACATGCCCGCTCATCTGGGCTGGCTGCGGGCCAGGTTCGAGGCGGCGGGCGGAAACGTGGAGCTCCGCACGGCCGGCTCGCTCGACGAGGCCGCGGCCGGGGCCCCGGTCGTGGTCAACTGCACGGGGCTCGGCGCGCGCGAGCTGGTTCCGGACCCGGAACTCACACCGGTACGGGGCCAGTTGGTACTGGTGGAGAACCCCGGGATCGACACCTGGTACGCGGCCGCGGACGAGGCGTCGAGCGAGCTGACGTACTTCTTCCCGCAACCGGGCCGGCTCGTCCTCGGCGGTACGGCGGTCGAGGGGTCATGGTCGCTGGAGCCGGACCCGGCGACGGCCGAG
The genomic region above belongs to Streptomyces marianii and contains:
- a CDS encoding serine/threonine-protein kinase; this translates as MSAEYATFALAPAVRAGGFLADGGFEVHRDFLDFVVDGRPLLLLLSDVDAVSPLASDVPPAILTRQVRGLLLDAEAPLPGGRHVLYGCPECEELGCGAVTAVIERQGNDVVWRDFAWQTDQTADLELNGYHGTGPFRFRADAYRAALERLLDGTAVGPRRRVLLVGARPASLTKLAAALRTIGIGADIARDTVAVPAEELRAYGAVVLGGAVTETERAAVRVAFGDSGADAACVDALADVVPLIVAQVEQALDRGPAEHRRLTGLTAAGRTASVTVASACRVRLVAYRLDRLHRTRTHEVFDGALEPGTHRIPLDGNAVKGRAFVVARAAGGVLVAAVAD
- a CDS encoding ABC-F family ATP-binding cassette domain-containing protein; translated protein: MTATLVAKDLAAGHGDRTLFAGLDLVVAPGDVIGLVGVNGAGKSTLLRLLAGLDTPERGELRLSPPTASVGHLPQEPERRDGETVREFLARRTGVDVAQRAMDEATQGLVDGTPGADDAYAASLERWLALGGADLDDRAEEVAGSLGLAIGLDQPMTSLSGGQAARAGLASLLLSRYDVFLLDEPTNDLDLDGLERLEEFVTGLRAGTVVVSHDREFLNRTVTKVLELDLAQQRITLYGGGYASYLEERETERRHAREDYEEYADKKAALEGRARMQRSWMDKGVKNARRKAGDNDKIGRKFRSEASEKQAAKARQTQRMIERLDVVEEPRKEWELRMEIAAAPRSGSVVATLRDAEVRRGDFRFGPVSLRIDWADRVAVTGANGAGKSTLLGALLGRLTLDSGHSAVGSGVVVGEVDQARRLFHGTDSLLDAFCAAVPDTEPADVRTLLAKFGLRADHVLRPAISLSPGERTRAALALLQGRGVNLLVLDEPTNHLDLPAIEQLESALASYTGTLLLVTHDRRMLDTVRTTRRLEVAHGKVTES
- a CDS encoding NAD(P)/FAD-dependent oxidoreductase; translation: MSGEVIVVGGGVIGLTTAVELARRGRRVRLWTREPAGATTSAVAGALWWPYRIEPEALVGAWSLTSLRVYEELAERPEETGVRLVPGVQPGLSPAALGPWARELTGMVRELAPEERPAGVASGLWARLPLIDMPAHLGWLRARFEAAGGNVELRTAGSLDEAAAGAPVVVNCTGLGARELVPDPELTPVRGQLVLVENPGIDTWYAAADEASSELTYFFPQPGRLVLGGTAVEGSWSLEPDPATAEAIVRRCARVRPEIAGAEVLAHRVGLRPARSGGVRLAAVPGPYGTRLVHNYGHGGAGVTVAWGCARAAADLVG